gaggcacccagacctccctctccccagctacctccaccagctcctcgggggggacaccgaggcgttcccaggccagccgagagatataatccctccagcgagtcctgggcctgccccggggcctcctccctgtaggacatgcacggaaaacctctccgggtagccgcccaggaggcatccgcaccagatgtccaaaccacctcaactggctcctttcgacgtgaagaagcagcggttctactctgaggccctcccggatatccgaacttctcaccctatccctaagggagagcccagacaccctgcggagaaacctcatttcggccgcttgtattcgcgatctcgttctttcggtcattacccatagctcatgaccataggtgagggtagggacaaagatggaccaatagatcgagagcttggctttttggctcagttctttcttagccacgacggaccggttaagcgcctgcagaactgtagacgccgctccgattcgtctatccagctcccgatctcgcctaccctcactcatgaacaagaccccgagatacttaaactcctccacttgaggcagtacatcttccccaacccgaagagggcaaaccacccgtttccggctgagaaccatggtctcggacttggaggtgctaatcctcatccctgccgcttcgcactcggctgcgaaccgccccagtgcatgctggagatccccagcagatgaagccaacaggacgacatcgtctgcaaaaagcagcgaggcaatcctgaggtcaccaaactggacaccctcgacaccctggctgcgcctagaaatcctgtccataaatattataaacaggaccgatgacaaagggcagccctggcggagcccaacacacaccgggaacacgtccgacttataatgccggcaatgcggaccaagcatCTGCTCTGTTCGTACTGGGACCGGATTGCATCAAATCAGGTTAAActaaaaaatgtacgttttcatggttgccaaatctcaaacatctggcatgacacgctttcagactcacgcaggaaatcttacggcaaatctatattataccATTATAAACGTAAAATTGGCTACGCccaaagtgtatttacacggttaaatacaaaagcagactatttacacgGTAAGAACTGTTAGATATGTGTGCAGACAtgttgaattgaaaatctcacttaAGCCAACCggccgaagttctatgtcacgtttttgaattgtgctgaattaatttgatttgacagtcaggtactgattacatgcaatgttgatacaactaatgtgttatttaaatatatatgacACGAAATAGACATTATGAGCCTCcagacctttgcttcaagaaattttctgtaactggacctctttaaattttagttgaatacccctggtcTGGAGGCACCAAGCAGAACAACCCCcattaagccccccccccccccccccattccgtcccattcataaatgttttttaacaagttaatgtgattaaatgtctaatatatttaatatgacTGGATATCATTCTTTCTAGTATGGTAGTCATGCTGAGTAGCCCATGTCGAGTTTTGCCTATATCACCTATATTTCTGAATTTCATGCCACTAATCGGCTCCATGTCCTTCTGCTGTGACGTCAAATGTGCCATCGCCCAAAGGTGTGTAGCACTTGATCTGACCCTGCTTATCAAAGCATCTTCTAGTGGTTTAGCTTTCCTCAGAGAGCCTAACTTTCAGGGCATGGAAAGGATCTTAATGCTACACAGTGCTCACAAAAAATGGGACGCTTCATTCTGTAACAATGTTGCGAATTTAATTGTTTCATAACACaggcattttctttttattgagTGTCATaatgactgactcattcagatctgttcttgccattttgctaatAATTGCAGTTGTAGTCACAGGCTCCCAatgggatactaaacacaaatgtttgctgttttatgttattgcaaaggtttTGTATATAAAAATCCCCAAATGAGACTGCTGTTTCACGCCGCAATCGGTGAAAATGACGTTGTTTTTGTGTATTAATTACGAGCCTCTTTCCCGTTTTCTGTGCCGCTGAGCTGTAAGACTGCTTTCCCTGCAGCGATACCACAGCCTGACCTGCTCCAAACTTCCGGCTGTCCGGCACGGGTTTGAAACCTTTGCGCTGGTTACCTTTCCACTTTGAATACATTTGCATTGGCCAATAGTTTCGTCAGACTGCATGCTGTGGACCCCCgctggtttgttttgtttttgtttgtttgtccaGCAGAAGTTCTTATCATCTCTGACTTCTGTTACGTAATAATATATAATCAACATTAATAGCATATGACTGTCATGTAaaatttttgctgttttttggtGGTCAGAGTGGGCCGATTATCCGGTGAAGAACTGGGGGTGCCAAACTGGCCGCACCCTGACTATCAGACCAAAAACAAGGAGCCCCACCCACGAAGATCGGCATCACTGTATCCGTACTATGTGTTACCTCATTGCTGGTAGTTTTTTGACACCTGTATGAGGTGAGTGTGATGTTCGAttgatttgcttttttttttgttacttaaGTTGAGAATTTCTGATCCAAACCAAGGTGGTGTGGTGCTGTGGGTCCGGTTCAGTGGGCATGTGAGCTTCAGCGAGGCGAACAGCTTCCCGTCTGCCTGATAAACATAGGAGCTGCTAATAAGTGGAAGGGCTTTAATATCCTCAAACCTCTGAAAGTCCAAATGTTCAAAGTACAGAATAAGGTGCTACAGTCAAATGACATCTGAATGTATTTCTGTTTTGCTGTAAGATAAAATATAAGctaaaatgtttttgtgaatTGTGTGTTAGATACCCTTCTATCTTCGAACCGCTGCTCAGGGTTGCTGGAGGcccggagccccccccccccaggcagtacagacagacatatttttttctgtaatccCTAAATTGCGATTTGATATTGTTTCCTACGTCTTTGAAAAAGCCAGAGTCTTATTTAAGTTCCCAGTGGAACATGCATAACCTCATTTCCAAGTTCCTTTcaatgaaacaggaaaaaaaataaacaaaagcatGTAAATGTTTCAGTCTCCGGTAGCACTGGCAGAAAaggtcaataaaaaaaaacgcacacacacaaaataataCCTTTGATGAATTTGGATATTTTATGTCAATGTCACATAGACAGAAGGCGACTTCTATAGACAGAATAACTCTGATGCATGACACTACAATATTGTCCTTAATAATGGTGTAATAATAATGGTGTACTAAGCAATAAACAAATGTAACTGTAAATATACAGAAAAGTGTGAAACAGTGATTATAGGTTTGTGGTCTCAGTGCATAGATTCAGAGGTCAGCCCAAGTCTGGATAATAATCATTAGCAggtaaaaacaaacaatgttttAAAACAGAAACCCATACCCAAATTTGGAAGGAATTCCATGTGCCCAATAATTTGTGTTGGAACAGTATTCATATAAATTAGAGAATTTTGTAACAGTGTAATTTTGGATTATTGAATGAAGTGGAAATGGGCTTGCTTTGTGAATGTAGTTGAAAGTCCTCATTTAGTTGGAACTGGATTTTGTAAAGAAAGCAGGTCAGTGATCTTCACCTGTGTCTGATTGTCTTGGCAGCAGAAATGGATAAAATGCAAACAGCTGAGGTCAGAGAGAGTGAACAAAAGTGCAGTCCAGCGGACTGGAATTCAGAAAAACACTAGGCAGGAATGGTTTTTAAAAACTCTTAGAAGAGAgtcaaaatgaacaaaaaacagcaataaaatGATTTGCAGGATTTCTAATAACCCTaagttaaatatatatatatatatatgtgatatacttgtgtattttttccccaacaTAGACTGAAATGTCCCAAGGGAGACTCAGCAGTCATGAAAATGTTCACTGCTGATGTCCCGCAGGTCGGTGCCGCTTGTGGTCGCTGGGCTCATGCAGGTGATGTTGTTGTAGACGGTGACCATAGTGTGAGGCTCCTCCCCCTCTGCCAGGACCTCCACTTGCCGGGGCACTACATGGGGCTTGCTGAGAATGTAGTCTCTCAGGGTTTTTATGCTACAGTCGCATCTCCAGCGGTTGCCTGACAACCACAGCTGACCTAGGCCATCGGGAAACTCTGCTGCAAGGTTGGTCAGGGCGTTGTTGTTCAGGTTCAGGTAGCGCAGCCGGGGCAGAAGCTGCAGGGTGCCGTTTTGCAGAGATTCAAGTTGGTTACCAGAGATATCCAACCAAGAGAGATGCTGCAGTGGATGAAGAGCTTCCAAAGGGATCTGGCCAATCAGGTTTCCCGACAGCAGCAAGTAATCCAAGTTCTTCAGGCCATAGAAGGTATGGGAGGACAGTGTCTCCAGCTTGTTGTACCTCAGGTCTAGCTGTTGGAGGCCCTGAAGCTCCACAAAACTTTGGCGCTCCACCACAGAAATGTTGTTTTGTTGAAGGAAGAGGCGGCGAAGTCCTGTTAGTCCAATAAATGCTTGGGTAGTAACCCTAGTGAGGCAACTTTTATCCAGGTGGAGACTGTGGAGTTTGGAAAGGCCTTTGAAGACTTGGTCTGGCAGACTTTGGAAACAGCTTCCGGAAAGGTTTATCACAGCCACATGGGATAATCCTGCAAAGGCACCCATGCGAGCCTCAAACACCAGGTTGTGCTCCAGTTCCAGGACCTCCAGGTGGCCCAGGCCTTCGAATGTTCTCTCTCCAAGGATGTGGATCTTGTTGTGGCTGAGACGCAACTCTTCCAGGTACTGCAGGTCACGGAACGTTCTTGGCCGTAGATTGATAATGGAGTTGTTAGAGAGCCGTAGGACATGGAGACTGTGTAGGCCCAGAAATGTTTCGTCATGAAGTGCGTAAAGTCGATTGTTAGTGAGGTCTAACCAGCGCAGGGACTTCAAGC
This genomic window from Paramormyrops kingsleyae isolate MSU_618 chromosome 22, PKINGS_0.4, whole genome shotgun sequence contains:
- the igfals gene encoding uncharacterized protein igfals isoform X2, yielding MPPSVLLPLWALGALPVLLAGALEGGPPTEKPIACSKSCTCLHDDYSSDLSVYCSARNLTQIPADVPPSSCSLWLDGNLFTSLPSGAFRDLSDLDFLNLQSGQLSTIDPQAFRGLRSLAYLHLERNRLRYIPAPVFQNTPNLASLSLHNNQLLRIEERSFAGLTSMWLLNLGWNSLVVLPENVFQDLHSLRELVLAGNRLAYLQPQLFHNLAELRELDLTGNLLKVIKANIFLKLPKLQKLYLAQNLISTVAPRAFLGLKSLRWLDLTNNRLYALHDETFLGLHSLHVLRLSNNSIINLRPRTFRDLQYLEELRLSHNKIHILGERTFEGLGHLEVLELEHNLVFEARMGAFAGLSHVAVINLSGSCFQSLPDQVFKGLSKLHSLHLDKSCLTRVTTQAFIGLTGLRRLFLQQNNISVVERQSFVELQGLQQLDLRYNKLETLSSHTFYGLKNLDYLLLSGNLIGQIPLEALHPLQHLSWLDISGNQLESLQNGTLQLLPRLRYLNLNNNALTNLAAEFPDGLGQLWLSGNRWRCDCSIKTLRDYILSKPHVVPRQVEVLAEGEEPHTMVTVYNNITCMSPATTSGTDLRDISSEHFHDC
- the igfals gene encoding uncharacterized protein igfals isoform X1, with translation MFLLHHPSQSFAAWSSAPDCGKDFKQQSLPCPAPPAGMPPSVLLPLWALGALPVLLAGALEGGPPTEKPIACSKSCTCLHDDYSSDLSVYCSARNLTQIPADVPPSSCSLWLDGNLFTSLPSGAFRDLSDLDFLNLQSGQLSTIDPQAFRGLRSLAYLHLERNRLRYIPAPVFQNTPNLASLSLHNNQLLRIEERSFAGLTSMWLLNLGWNSLVVLPENVFQDLHSLRELVLAGNRLAYLQPQLFHNLAELRELDLTGNLLKVIKANIFLKLPKLQKLYLAQNLISTVAPRAFLGLKSLRWLDLTNNRLYALHDETFLGLHSLHVLRLSNNSIINLRPRTFRDLQYLEELRLSHNKIHILGERTFEGLGHLEVLELEHNLVFEARMGAFAGLSHVAVINLSGSCFQSLPDQVFKGLSKLHSLHLDKSCLTRVTTQAFIGLTGLRRLFLQQNNISVVERQSFVELQGLQQLDLRYNKLETLSSHTFYGLKNLDYLLLSGNLIGQIPLEALHPLQHLSWLDISGNQLESLQNGTLQLLPRLRYLNLNNNALTNLAAEFPDGLGQLWLSGNRWRCDCSIKTLRDYILSKPHVVPRQVEVLAEGEEPHTMVTVYNNITCMSPATTSGTDLRDISSEHFHDC